The following proteins are co-located in the Streptomyces sp. NBC_01198 genome:
- a CDS encoding succinate dehydrogenase/fumarate reductase iron-sulfur subunit codes for MTHTAHFKVWRGDADGGDLRDYEVEVNDGEVVLDIIHRLQATQAADLAVRWNCKAGKCGSCSAEVNGRPRLMCMTRMSVFEPDETVTVTPLRAFPVVRDLVTDVSFNYDKARQVPAFVPPKGVPAGEYRMQQVDVERSQEFRKCIECFLCQDTCHVVRDHEENKAAFAGPRFLMRIAELDMHPLDAAADQGLVRAASAQEDHGLGYCNITKCCSEVCPEHIHITDNALIPLKERAIDRKYDPLVWLGSKIRRRQE; via the coding sequence GTGACCCACACAGCGCACTTCAAGGTCTGGCGGGGCGACGCCGACGGCGGCGACCTGCGGGACTACGAGGTCGAGGTGAACGACGGCGAGGTCGTCCTCGACATCATCCACAGGTTGCAGGCCACCCAGGCCGCCGACCTGGCGGTCCGCTGGAACTGCAAGGCCGGCAAGTGCGGGTCGTGCAGCGCCGAGGTCAACGGGCGGCCGCGGCTGATGTGCATGACCCGGATGTCGGTCTTCGAGCCGGACGAGACGGTCACCGTCACCCCGCTGCGGGCGTTCCCGGTGGTCCGCGACCTGGTCACCGACGTGTCCTTCAACTACGACAAGGCCCGGCAGGTCCCGGCCTTCGTGCCGCCGAAGGGCGTGCCGGCCGGCGAGTACCGCATGCAGCAGGTGGACGTGGAGCGCTCGCAGGAGTTCCGCAAGTGCATCGAGTGCTTCCTGTGCCAGGACACCTGCCATGTGGTCCGCGACCACGAGGAGAACAAGGCGGCCTTCGCCGGTCCGCGCTTCCTGATGCGGATCGCCGAGCTGGACATGCACCCGCTGGACGCCGCCGCCGACCAGGGCCTGGTGCGGGCCGCCTCCGCGCAGGAGGACCACGGGCTCGGCTACTGCAACATCACCAAGTGCTGCTCCGAGGTGTGCCCCGAGCACATCCACATCACCGACAACGCGCTGATCCCGCTCAAGGAGCGGGCCATCGACCGCAAGTACGACCCGCTGGTGTGGCTCGGCAGCAAGATCCGCCGCCGCCAGGAGTAG
- a CDS encoding ABC transporter family substrate-binding protein: MNRSADPTAVTPAPRARAVRIAVALTAGATLTLAGCSSGGGGNHAAGTAGTDVATVARAGVRDGGTLRWATDDVPRTLNAFQADADADTGTIAGATLPVMFRLDSHGRPQADADYLRKADVTDSEPRQVVTYQLNPQARWSDGRAIGTADFTAQWNALSGKNAAFWTSRNAGYDRIASVKQGADAQHVEVTFSTPYADWRSLFSPLYPKSVTGNADAFNDGARTALPVTAGPFAVKAVDTKAGTVTLARNTSWWGQPAKLDRMVLTAVPRAKRPAALAAGTLDLADIDPGSLAAVKRTRGLAVRKAPDAAYAQLALNGSAGPLADERVRHAVARAIDRKAIATAVLKPLGLPAVALGNHLVLPSQDGYADHSSALGGTDLQQAQALLADAGWKQSAAKAGDQAAGPGRSAASGALTVVEPSRAVTKSGKQLSLRFVLPTDSPTLNDVGGRIAKMLSAIGIRTEITKVDGASYFQDHIAAGDFDLALYSWPGSAYPATDDTPIYAKPVPAPDGSLSVAQNYTRVGTDQIDQLLDRAGSELDASTARDLTAKADSHIWAAAGSIPLYQRPAVVALRTTVANAGAFGFQTPDYEDMGFRR, translated from the coding sequence ATGAACCGCAGTGCGGACCCGACCGCTGTCACCCCGGCGCCGCGGGCGCGCGCGGTGCGTATCGCCGTGGCGCTCACCGCGGGCGCCACGCTCACCCTCGCCGGCTGCTCGTCGGGCGGCGGCGGCAACCACGCCGCGGGCACCGCGGGCACCGACGTGGCGACCGTCGCCAGGGCGGGGGTACGCGACGGCGGCACCCTGCGCTGGGCCACCGACGACGTGCCCCGCACCCTGAACGCCTTCCAGGCCGACGCGGACGCCGACACCGGCACCATCGCCGGCGCCACGCTGCCGGTGATGTTCCGGCTCGACAGCCACGGCAGGCCGCAGGCGGACGCCGACTACCTCAGGAAGGCCGACGTCACCGACAGCGAGCCGCGGCAGGTCGTCACCTACCAGCTCAACCCGCAGGCCAGGTGGAGCGACGGCCGGGCCATCGGCACCGCCGACTTCACCGCCCAGTGGAACGCGCTCAGCGGCAAGAACGCGGCCTTCTGGACCTCGCGCAACGCCGGCTACGACCGGATCGCCTCGGTCAAGCAGGGCGCCGACGCGCAGCACGTCGAGGTCACCTTCAGCACGCCCTACGCCGACTGGCGGTCGCTGTTCAGCCCGCTCTACCCCAAGTCGGTCACCGGCAACGCCGACGCCTTCAACGACGGCGCCCGCACCGCCCTGCCCGTCACGGCCGGGCCCTTCGCCGTCAAGGCCGTCGACACCAAGGCCGGCACGGTCACCCTGGCGCGCAACACCTCCTGGTGGGGACAGCCCGCCAAGCTCGACCGGATGGTGCTCACCGCGGTGCCGCGGGCCAAGCGCCCCGCCGCGCTGGCCGCCGGCACCCTCGACCTGGCCGACATCGACCCGGGCTCGCTGGCCGCGGTCAAGCGGACCCGGGGCCTGGCGGTGCGCAAGGCGCCGGACGCCGCCTACGCGCAGCTCGCGCTGAACGGCAGCGCCGGACCGCTCGCCGACGAGCGGGTACGGCACGCGGTGGCCCGCGCGATCGACCGCAAGGCCATCGCCACGGCCGTGCTCAAGCCGCTCGGGCTGCCGGCCGTGGCGCTCGGCAACCACCTGGTGCTGCCCTCGCAGGACGGTTACGCCGACCACAGCTCAGCGCTCGGCGGCACCGACCTCCAGCAGGCGCAGGCGCTGCTCGCCGACGCCGGGTGGAAGCAGTCCGCCGCCAAGGCCGGCGACCAGGCGGCCGGCCCCGGCCGCAGCGCCGCCTCGGGCGCGCTGACCGTCGTGGAGCCCAGCCGGGCGGTCACCAAGAGCGGCAAGCAGCTCAGCCTGCGGTTCGTGCTTCCCACGGACTCGCCGACGCTGAACGACGTCGGCGGGCGGATCGCCAAGATGCTCTCCGCGATCGGCATCCGCACGGAGATCACCAAGGTCGACGGGGCGAGCTACTTCCAGGACCACATCGCCGCCGGCGACTTCGACCTGGCCCTCTACTCGTGGCCGGGCAGCGCCTACCCGGCCACCGACGACACGCCGATCTACGCCAAGCCCGTGCCGGCGCCGGACGGTTCGCTGAGCGTCGCGCAGAACTACACGAGGGTCGGTACCGACCAGATCGACCAGCTGCTCGACCGGGCGGGCAGCGAGCTCGACGCCTCGACGGCCCGGGACCTCACGGCCAAGGCCGACTCCCACATCTGGGCTGCCGCCGGCTCGATCCCCCTCTACCAGCGCCCAGCGGTGGTCGCCCTCCGCACGACGGTCGCCAACGCCGGCGCGTTCGGCTTCCAGACCCCCGACTACGAGGACATGGGCTTCCGCCGCTGA
- a CDS encoding ABC transporter permease: MGRYVIRRLLQMVPVFIGTTLLIFVMVWGLGDPVAAMFGDRTPDPATAAQIRLEYHLNDPLLQQYWIYMKGVFSGDFGKAWNQQPVTDLLKTAYPVTLRLTVVAFLIEAIIGVALGVFAGLRRGRFFDTGVLAMTLIVVSIPTFVTGFVLQYFFGVKWSIVHPSVGEGAPFKDLIMPGLVLAGVSLAYVARLTRTSVAENTRADYLRTAVAKGLPRRRVITNHMLRNSLIPVVTFLGTDIGNLMAGALVTERIFNIHGVGYQIYQGIVHNSPATVVGFVTVLVIVFLLANLLVDLLYAVLDPRIRYA, encoded by the coding sequence ATGGGGCGCTACGTCATCAGGCGACTGCTCCAGATGGTTCCGGTATTCATCGGAACCACATTGTTGATCTTCGTTATGGTGTGGGGTCTCGGTGATCCCGTGGCCGCCATGTTCGGCGACCGCACCCCGGACCCGGCGACCGCCGCGCAGATCAGACTCGAGTACCACCTCAACGACCCGCTGCTTCAGCAGTACTGGATCTACATGAAGGGCGTCTTCTCGGGCGACTTCGGCAAAGCGTGGAACCAGCAGCCGGTCACCGACCTGCTCAAGACCGCCTACCCGGTCACGCTCCGGCTCACCGTGGTCGCGTTCCTCATCGAGGCGATCATCGGCGTGGCGCTCGGCGTGTTCGCCGGCCTGCGCCGCGGGCGGTTCTTCGACACCGGCGTGCTGGCGATGACGCTGATCGTGGTCTCCATTCCCACGTTCGTCACCGGCTTCGTGCTCCAGTACTTCTTCGGCGTCAAGTGGTCGATCGTGCATCCCTCGGTCGGTGAGGGCGCGCCCTTCAAGGACCTGATCATGCCGGGCCTGGTACTGGCCGGCGTCTCCCTCGCGTATGTGGCCCGGCTGACCCGAACCTCGGTCGCCGAGAACACCCGTGCGGACTACCTGCGGACGGCCGTCGCCAAGGGCCTGCCGCGGCGCCGGGTGATCACCAACCACATGCTGCGCAACTCGCTCATACCTGTGGTGACCTTCCTGGGAACGGACATCGGCAACCTGATGGCCGGTGCCCTGGTCACCGAGCGGATCTTCAACATCCACGGCGTCGGCTACCAGATCTACCAGGGCATCGTGCACAACAGCCCGGCCACCGTCGTGGGCTTCGTGACGGTCCTGGTGATCGTCTTCCTGCTCGCGAACCTGCTCGTCGACCTGCTCTACGCGGTCCTGGACCCGAGGATCCGGTATGCCTGA
- the typA gene encoding translational GTPase TypA has translation MSTRHDIRNVAIVAHVDHGKTTLVDAMLKQAGAFAAHQHLDDRMMDSNDLEREKGITILAKNTAVKYHPKDGGDPVTINIIDTPGHADFGGEVERGLSMVDAVVLLVDASEGPLPQTRFVLRKALSARLPVILCINKTDRPDSRIDEVVNETYDLFLDLDADEDQIEFPIVYACARDGVASLTKPENGTVPADSDSLEPFFSTILSTVPAPVFDEDAPLQAHVTNLDADNFLGRIALVRVEQGHLKKGQTVAWIKRDGSISSVRISELMMTEALTRKPAESAGPGDICAVAGIPEIMIGETLADPENPIALPLITVDEPAISMTIGTNSSPLVGKGGKGHKVTARLVQTRLERELVGNVSLRVLPTERPDTWEVQGRGELALAILVETMRREGFELTVGKPEVVTKEIDGKLHEPIERMTIDSPEEHLGAITQLMATRKGRMETMTNHGSGWIRMEWIVPSRGLIGFRTEFLTQTRGTGIAHSIFEGHEPWFGELRTRNNGSLVADRAGVVTAFAMTNLQERGVLFVSPTTEVYEGMIVGENSRSDDMDVNITKEKKLTNMRSSTADVTESLVPPRMLSLEQSLEFCRDDECIEVTPETVRIRKVVLDQKERGRAASRAKR, from the coding sequence ATGTCCACGCGCCACGATATTCGTAACGTCGCCATCGTCGCCCATGTCGACCACGGCAAGACGACCCTCGTCGACGCCATGCTCAAGCAGGCCGGGGCCTTCGCCGCGCACCAGCATCTGGACGACCGGATGATGGACTCCAACGACCTGGAGCGCGAGAAGGGCATCACCATTCTCGCCAAGAACACCGCCGTCAAGTACCACCCCAAGGACGGCGGGGACCCGGTCACGATCAACATCATCGACACCCCCGGCCACGCCGACTTCGGCGGTGAGGTCGAACGCGGCCTGTCCATGGTGGACGCCGTCGTGCTGCTGGTGGACGCCTCCGAGGGCCCGCTGCCGCAGACCAGGTTCGTGCTGCGCAAGGCGCTGTCGGCCCGGCTGCCGGTGATCCTGTGCATCAACAAGACCGACCGCCCGGACTCCAGGATCGACGAGGTGGTCAACGAGACCTACGACCTCTTCCTCGACCTGGACGCCGACGAGGACCAGATCGAGTTCCCGATCGTCTACGCGTGCGCGCGGGACGGCGTCGCGTCGCTGACCAAGCCGGAGAACGGCACGGTGCCGGCGGACAGCGACAGCCTGGAGCCGTTCTTCTCCACCATCCTGTCCACCGTCCCCGCCCCGGTCTTCGACGAGGACGCGCCGCTGCAGGCGCATGTCACCAACCTGGACGCGGACAACTTCCTCGGCCGTATCGCGCTGGTGCGGGTCGAGCAGGGCCACCTGAAGAAGGGGCAGACCGTCGCGTGGATCAAGCGTGACGGCAGCATCTCCAGCGTCCGCATCAGCGAGCTGATGATGACCGAGGCGCTGACCCGCAAGCCCGCAGAGAGCGCGGGCCCGGGTGACATCTGCGCGGTCGCCGGCATCCCGGAGATCATGATCGGCGAGACGCTGGCCGACCCGGAGAACCCGATCGCGCTGCCGCTGATCACGGTGGACGAGCCGGCCATCTCCATGACCATCGGTACGAACAGCTCGCCGCTGGTCGGCAAGGGCGGCAAGGGCCACAAGGTCACCGCCCGGCTGGTGCAGACCCGCCTGGAGCGCGAGCTCGTCGGCAACGTCAGCCTGCGGGTGCTGCCGACCGAGCGCCCCGACACCTGGGAGGTGCAGGGCCGCGGTGAGCTGGCGCTGGCCATCCTGGTGGAGACGATGCGCCGGGAGGGCTTCGAGCTGACCGTCGGCAAGCCCGAGGTGGTCACCAAGGAGATCGACGGCAAGCTGCACGAGCCCATCGAGCGGATGACCATCGACTCCCCCGAGGAGCACCTGGGCGCCATCACGCAGCTGATGGCGACCCGCAAGGGCCGGATGGAGACGATGACCAACCACGGGTCCGGCTGGATCCGGATGGAGTGGATCGTGCCGTCCCGCGGCCTGATCGGCTTCCGTACCGAGTTCCTGACCCAGACCCGCGGCACCGGCATCGCGCACTCCATCTTCGAGGGCCACGAACCGTGGTTCGGCGAGCTGCGCACCCGCAACAACGGCTCGCTGGTGGCCGACCGGGCCGGGGTGGTGACCGCGTTCGCGATGACCAACCTCCAGGAGCGCGGTGTGCTGTTCGTCTCGCCGACCACCGAGGTCTACGAGGGCATGATCGTCGGTGAGAACTCCAGGTCCGACGACATGGACGTGAACATCACCAAGGAGAAGAAGCTCACCAATATGCGGTCCTCGACCGCGGACGTGACCGAGTCCCTGGTGCCGCCCCGGATGCTCTCGCTTGAACAGTCCTTGGAGTTCTGCAGGGACGATGAATGCATCGAAGTCACTCCGGAGACGGTCAGGATCCGTAAGGTGGTCCTCGACCAGAAGGAGCGGGGCCGTGCCGCGTCCCGCGCCAAGCGCTGA
- a CDS encoding peptide ABC transporter substrate-binding protein — MRGAKSAKWVVGAAVIALAATACSSSDDSDSKDKAKASGSSSDGIVRAWWGDPQNPLEPANTNEVQGGKVLDMIFMNLKEYDATGKPNLEAADSITTTDQQNFTIKIKPGLQFSDGTPVTSSSFVDAWNYGALVTNKQLNAYFFADIDGYAAVHPSDDPGAKPTAKTMSGLKVVDDTTFTVKLSQKFSTWPDRLGYKAFAPLPKEFFDNHAAYLAKPIGDGPYMIESYTKGSSMKLVPNPKYTGPSKPKNKGVLLKVYTSSDTAYADLQSGQLDVLDDIPAADLPHVKEDLGGRYLNSPAGIIQTFSFPMYEKAWSKEGMDKVRLGISMAIDRKTITDKIFGGTRTPANDLTSPVLGATGGYSDTLAGDSVKFDKVKAKQLIEEGGGIPGGQMKLGYNADSGSHKEWVDAVCNSINNTLGNNKACVGAPTGTFADFRNQITKGQMTQPFRSGWQMDYPLIDDFITPLYATGGSSNDSKYTNKDVDNLIKQANAEPDKAKSIALYQQAEKQVIKDMPVVPLWYQNGQAGWSSKVSNVKENAFSYPIFTDITVN; from the coding sequence ATGCGCGGTGCCAAGAGCGCCAAGTGGGTCGTAGGTGCGGCAGTGATCGCCCTCGCAGCGACCGCCTGCAGTTCGAGCGACGACTCGGACAGCAAGGACAAGGCCAAGGCGAGTGGATCGTCCAGCGACGGGATCGTCCGAGCGTGGTGGGGCGACCCCCAGAATCCGCTCGAGCCCGCCAACACCAATGAGGTGCAGGGCGGCAAGGTTCTGGACATGATCTTCATGAACCTCAAGGAGTACGACGCCACCGGCAAGCCCAACCTTGAGGCTGCTGACTCGATCACCACGACCGACCAGCAGAACTTCACCATCAAGATCAAGCCGGGCCTGCAGTTCTCGGACGGCACCCCGGTCACCTCCAGCTCCTTCGTGGACGCCTGGAACTACGGTGCCCTGGTCACGAACAAGCAGCTGAACGCGTACTTCTTCGCCGACATCGACGGCTACGCCGCCGTGCACCCGTCGGACGACCCCGGTGCGAAGCCGACCGCGAAGACCATGTCCGGTCTGAAGGTCGTGGACGACACCACCTTCACGGTCAAGCTGAGCCAGAAGTTCTCCACGTGGCCGGACCGCCTGGGCTACAAGGCCTTCGCGCCGCTGCCCAAGGAGTTCTTCGACAACCACGCCGCGTACCTGGCCAAGCCGATCGGCGACGGCCCGTACATGATCGAGTCCTACACCAAGGGTTCGAGCATGAAGCTGGTCCCGAACCCGAAGTACACGGGTCCGAGCAAGCCGAAGAACAAGGGCGTCCTGCTCAAGGTCTACACGAGCAGCGACACCGCTTACGCCGACCTGCAGTCGGGCCAGCTGGACGTCCTCGACGACATCCCGGCCGCGGACCTGCCGCACGTCAAGGAAGACCTGGGCGGCCGCTACCTCAACTCGCCGGCCGGCATCATCCAGACCTTCTCCTTCCCGATGTACGAGAAGGCCTGGAGCAAGGAGGGCATGGACAAGGTCCGCCTGGGCATCTCGATGGCGATCGACCGCAAGACGATCACCGACAAGATCTTCGGCGGCACCCGCACCCCGGCCAACGACCTCACCTCCCCGGTGCTGGGCGCGACCGGCGGTTACAGCGACACGCTCGCCGGCGACTCGGTCAAGTTCGACAAGGTCAAGGCCAAGCAGCTCATCGAAGAGGGCGGCGGCATCCCCGGCGGCCAGATGAAGCTCGGCTACAACGCCGACTCGGGCTCGCACAAGGAATGGGTCGACGCGGTCTGCAACAGCATCAACAACACGCTGGGCAACAACAAGGCCTGCGTCGGCGCCCCCACCGGCACCTTCGCGGACTTCCGCAACCAGATCACCAAGGGCCAGATGACCCAGCCGTTCCGTTCCGGCTGGCAGATGGACTACCCGCTGATCGACGACTTCATCACGCCGCTCTACGCCACCGGCGGCAGCTCGAACGACTCGAAGTACACCAACAAGGACGTCGACAACCTGATCAAGCAGGCCAACGCCGAGCCTGACAAGGCCAAGTCGATCGCCCTGTACCAGCAGGCCGAGAAGCAGGTCATCAAGGACATGCCGGTCGTGCCGCTGTGGTACCAGAACGGTCAGGCGGGTTGGTCGTCCAAGGTCTCCAACGTCAAGGAGAACGCGTTCAGCTACCCCATCTTCACCGACATCACGGTCAACTGA
- a CDS encoding fumarate reductase/succinate dehydrogenase flavoprotein subunit: MTQVERHAYDVVVVGAGGAGLRAAIEARERGMRTAVICKSLFGKAHTVMAEGGIAASMGNVNSHDNWQVHFRDTMRGGKFLNQWRMAELHAKEAPDRVWELETWGALFDRTADGRISQRNFGGHEYPRLAHVGDRTGLELIRTLQQKIVSLQQEDFAETGDYEAKLRVFQECTVTRVLKDDGRVAGVFGYVRESGRLFVIDAPAVVLATGGIGKSFKVTSNSWEYTGDGHALALLAGAPLINMEFIQFHPTGMVWPPSVKGILVTESVRGDGGVLRNSDGERFMFGYVPDVFKEKYAQSEEEADGWYSDPETHRRPPELLPRDEVARAINSEVKAGRGTPHGGVFLDVSTRLPAEEIKRRLPSMHHQFKELADVDITAEAMEVGPTCHYMMGGVDVEPDTAAARGVPGLFAAGEVAGGMHGSNRLGGNSLSDLLVFGRRAGLYASEYAAGLGERRPAAPEEQIDAAAAEALRPFAAAETAADDGPAENPYTLHQELQQVMNDLVGIIRRGPEMEQALERLAALRARARRAGVEGHRQFNPGWHLAIDLRNMLLVSECVARAALERTESRGGHTRDDHPGMDRGWRKVNLVCELTGADEADEVDEAGRDGTASAAGRDSGSGAEGPARARIGLRQRPMDPIRADLLALFEREELLKYLTDEELDR, from the coding sequence ATGACACAAGTCGAACGGCACGCGTACGACGTGGTCGTGGTCGGCGCGGGCGGCGCGGGGCTGCGGGCCGCGATCGAGGCCCGGGAACGCGGCATGCGCACGGCGGTGATCTGCAAGTCGCTCTTCGGCAAGGCCCACACGGTGATGGCCGAGGGCGGCATCGCCGCCAGCATGGGCAACGTCAACTCGCACGACAACTGGCAGGTGCACTTCCGCGACACCATGCGCGGCGGGAAGTTCCTCAACCAGTGGCGGATGGCCGAGCTGCACGCCAAGGAGGCCCCCGACCGGGTGTGGGAGCTGGAGACCTGGGGCGCGCTCTTCGACCGCACGGCGGACGGCCGGATATCGCAGCGCAACTTCGGCGGCCACGAATACCCGCGGCTCGCGCACGTCGGCGACCGGACCGGCCTGGAGCTGATCCGCACCCTCCAGCAGAAGATCGTCTCGCTCCAGCAGGAGGACTTCGCCGAGACCGGCGACTACGAGGCCAAGCTCCGGGTCTTCCAGGAGTGCACGGTCACCCGGGTACTCAAGGACGACGGCAGGGTCGCCGGGGTCTTCGGCTACGTCCGCGAGTCGGGCCGGCTGTTCGTGATCGACGCGCCGGCGGTGGTGCTGGCCACCGGCGGGATCGGCAAGTCGTTCAAGGTGACGTCGAACTCGTGGGAGTACACCGGCGACGGGCACGCGCTGGCGCTGCTGGCCGGGGCGCCGCTGATCAACATGGAGTTCATCCAGTTCCACCCCACCGGGATGGTCTGGCCGCCCTCGGTCAAGGGCATCCTGGTCACCGAGTCGGTGCGCGGCGACGGCGGGGTGCTGCGCAACAGCGACGGCGAGCGCTTCATGTTCGGCTACGTCCCCGACGTCTTCAAGGAGAAGTACGCGCAGAGCGAGGAGGAGGCGGACGGCTGGTACTCCGACCCGGAAACCCACCGCCGCCCGCCCGAGCTGCTGCCCCGCGACGAGGTGGCCCGCGCGATCAACTCCGAGGTCAAGGCAGGCCGCGGCACCCCGCACGGCGGGGTCTTCCTGGACGTGTCGACCCGGCTGCCCGCCGAGGAGATCAAGCGCCGGCTGCCGTCGATGCACCACCAGTTCAAGGAGCTGGCCGACGTCGACATCACCGCGGAGGCGATGGAGGTCGGCCCGACCTGCCACTACATGATGGGCGGGGTCGACGTGGAGCCGGACACCGCGGCGGCCCGCGGGGTGCCGGGGCTCTTCGCGGCCGGCGAGGTGGCCGGCGGGATGCACGGCTCCAACCGGCTGGGCGGCAATTCGCTGTCCGACCTGCTGGTCTTCGGCCGCAGGGCCGGGCTCTACGCGTCCGAGTACGCCGCCGGGCTCGGCGAGCGGCGGCCCGCCGCACCGGAGGAGCAGATCGACGCGGCCGCCGCGGAGGCGCTGCGGCCGTTCGCCGCCGCGGAGACCGCCGCGGACGACGGTCCGGCGGAGAACCCGTACACCCTGCACCAGGAACTGCAGCAGGTGATGAACGACCTGGTCGGCATCATCCGGCGCGGCCCGGAGATGGAGCAGGCGCTGGAGCGGCTGGCCGCGCTGCGGGCCAGGGCGCGGCGGGCGGGTGTGGAGGGGCACCGGCAGTTCAACCCGGGCTGGCACCTGGCCATCGACCTGCGGAACATGCTGCTGGTCAGCGAGTGCGTGGCCCGTGCCGCGCTGGAGCGCACCGAGAGCCGCGGCGGCCACACCCGCGACGACCACCCCGGCATGGACCGCGGCTGGCGCAAGGTCAACCTGGTGTGCGAGCTGACCGGCGCGGACGAGGCGGACGAGGTCGACGAGGCGGGCCGGGACGGGACGGCCTCGGCGGCCGGCCGGGACTCCGGGAGCGGCGCCGAGGGACCGGCACGGGCGCGGATCGGGCTGCGGCAGCGCCCGATGGACCCGATACGGGCCGATCTGCTGGCCCTCTTCGAGCGGGAAGAGCTGCTGAAATACCTGACGGACGAGGAGCTTGACCGGTGA